Part of the Streptomyces sp. f51 genome is shown below.
GCTGAGCCGGGACGCTCCTGGCGCCCGCGCACCCGCCGTCGGTTTCCGGCCGGGCGGCGGCGCAGGTTGTCGTGTTGTGGCCTTGCGGTGACGGACGGGGCTTGATCGCACACATGTGCGACGAACGGATCTTCGTGCGGGCCGCGCTCGTCACAGCTCGGATGCAGTCGGGCCCCCGAATCGCCCGAACGGGGCGCCGTGACAGTGGCGGCTCGTAGACTCACCTGCGTGGATACGACCCTTCAGGACCCGCTTGTCGGACACGTGCTCGACGGCCGGTATCGCGTCGAGGCACGGATCGCGGTGGGCGGCATGGCCACGGTCTACAGGGCCTTGGACACCCGCCTCGACCGTGTGCTCGCACTCAAGGTGATGCACCCGACGCTCGCCGCCGACGCCACGTTCGTCGAGCGGTTCATCCGCGAGGCCAAGTCGGTGGCACGGCTGGCGCACCCGAACGTGGTGCAGGTCTTCGACCAGGGGGCGGACGGGTCGTACGTCTACCTGGCCATGGAGTACATCGCCGGGTGCACCCTGCGCGACGTGCTGCGCGAGCGCGGCGCCCTCCAGCCGCGGGCCGCGCTCGACATCCTGGAGCCGGTGCTCGCGGCGCTCGGCGCGGCCCACCGCGCCGGGTTCGTGCACCGTGACATGAAGCCGGAGAACGTCCTCATAGGGGACGACGGCCGGGTCAAGGTCGCGGACTTCGGCCTGGTGCGCGCCGTGGACACGGTGACCAGCACGACAGGCACCGTCCTCGGCACCGTGTCGTACCTCGCCCCCGAGCAGATCGAGCACGGCACCGCCGACACCCGCGTCGACGTCTACGCCTGCGGAGTCGTCCTCTACGAGATGCTCACCGGCGCCAAGCCGCACACCGCGGACTCCGCCGCGCAGGTTCTCTACCAGCACCTCCACGAGGACGTACCGCCGCCTTCGGCCATCGTGCCCGGTCTGGCGTACGCGCTGGACGAGCTGGTCACCGCGGCCACGGCCCGCAACCCCGAGCTCCGCCCCACCGACGCGGTGGCGCTGCTCGGCCAGGTCCTCGAAGCACGGGCGGGTCTCACCGCCGAGCAGCTCGACGCGGTTCCGCCGGGCGCCCTGTCCGTGGGCCACGACAACGCCGACGACCGTACGAGCGTGATCCCGCGCTCGCTGTCCGTCCCCCGGCTGCTGCCGGTGAACGAGGACGACGGCTCCGTCGACCGGACCAGCCGGTTCGAGCAGAGCAGCCCGTTCACCACCGCGCCGGTCATGCCCACGCGGCCTCCGGGCGCCCGGCCGCGGCGCGGGATGCTGCTGGTCGTCGCCGCGATCGTGCTGGTCCTCGGCCTCGGCGCCGGTGTCTGGTACATCAACTCGGGCCAGTTCACGAAGGTCCCGCCCGTCCTGGCCAAGACGGAGCAGCAGGCAAGGAAGCAGCTCCAGGGCGCCGGGCTCGACGTCAAGCGGGTCAAGCACGCCTACAGCGACACCGTGAAGCGGGGCACGGTCATCAGCACCGACCCCGGTGTCGGCCAGCGGATCCGCGACAACGACTCCGTGACGCTGACCGTCTCCGACGGCCCCCGGACGGTGAAGGTGCCGGATCTGAAGGGCTTCGCGCTGTTCAAGGCGAAGGACGTGCTCAAGGGCGACGGGCTCGCCCCGGGCATGGTCACGCGCGACTTCAGCCAGGACGTGCCGAGGGGTTTCGTGATCGGTACGGATCCGGCCGCGGGCACCGAGCGGCACTCGGGATCGGCGATCGCGATCGTGGTGAGCAAGGGCGCCCCCGTGGAGCTGCCCGACGTGACCGGCACCTCGGTCGAGGACGCCACCACGCAGCTGGAGAGCGCGGGCCTGAAGGTGAAGATCGCCACGGAGCGCGTCAACTCGGAGTTCGACAAGGGCCAGGTCGCCCGGCAGACGCCGGACGCCGGAGCCCGTGCCGCCACGGGCGACACGGTGACGCTGACGCTCTCCAAGGGCCCCGAGATGGTCGAGGTCCCGGACGTCGTGGGCGACAGCGTGGACGACGCCAAGAAGGCGCTGACGGACGCCGGGTTCCAGGTCGAGGAGGACCGCGGGCTGCTCGGCCTCTTCGGCGACACGGTCAAGAAGCAGTCCGTGCACGCCGGCGACACGGCGCCCAAGGGCTCGACGATCACGATCCAGATCCGCTGAGCGCGGCCTCCGGGCCGCGGGGGCGGACGGCCTCCGGGCCGCGGGGGCGGACGGCCTCCGGCCGGGCGGCCGCCCGGTGGCCGCTGCCCCGCGAGTCCGGCGGACCGGTCCGCCCGCGGGGTGCCCGGCGGCGCGTGACACCCTGGCGGGTGTGACCAGCAAGCAGCTCCGCAACCCCGTCGGCGGCCATGTCCCCGTGGCCGGCGGCCTCAGCTCCGTGGGCCTGGCCTACGCCCGCGACCTCGCGGCCGAGACCGTGCAGGTCTTCGTCGCCAACCCGCGCGGCTGGGCGACCCCCGCCGGGAACCCCGAGCAGGACGAGGACTTCCGCACCGCGTGCGCCGCCGGGTCGATCCCCGCGTACGTCCACGCCCCGTATCTGATCAACTTCGGCTCGCACACCGAGGCGACGGCCGAGAAGTCGGTGGAGTCGCTGCGGCACTCGCTGCGGCGCGGGCGGGAGATCGGCGCCCTCGGGGTGGTCGTGCACACCGGGAGCGCGACCGGCGGCCGGGAGCGCTCCGTCGCCCTGAAGCAGGTGCGCGACCGGCTGCTGCCGCTGCTGGAGGAACTGACCCACGACGACGACCCGTTCCTCCTGCTGGAGTCGACGGCCGGCCAGGGCGCCTCCCTGTGCTCGCGCACCTGGGACTTCGGGCCCTACTTCGAGGCCCTGGACTCCCATCCCAAGCTGGGCGTCTGTCTCGACACCTGTCACATCTTCGCGGCGGGCCACGACCTGACAGGACCGAGCGGCATGCACCAGACCCTCGATCTGCTGGTCGACACCGTCGGCGAGGGACGGCTGAAGCTGATCCACGCCAACGACTCCAAGGATGTGGTCGGCGCGCACAAGGACCGCCACGAGAACATCGGCTCGGGCCACATAGGCGAGGACCCGTTCCGCGCCCTGATGACGCATCCCGCGACGGCGGGTGTCCCGCTGATCATCGAGACGCCCGGCGGGAAAGAGGGCCACGCGGCCGACGTGGAGCGGCTGAAGAAGCTGCGCGACGGCTGAGCCCGGGGCGGAAGCCGCGCGACGGCGGAGCCGGGGGCCGCGGGCGGGCTCAGAGTTCGGGGCCGTCCCCGGGTTCCTCCTGGTAGGAGTAGCGCTGCTCGCGCCAGGGGTCACCCACGTTGTGGTAGCCGCGCTCCTCCCAGAAGCCGCGGCGGTCGGCGGTCATGTACTCGACGCCGCGCACCCACTTGGGGCCCTTCCACGCGTACAGATGCGGGACGACCAGGCGCAGCGGGAACCCGTGCTCCGCCGTCAGCAGCTCGCCGTCCTTGTGGGTGGCGAAGATGGTGCGCTCGGAGGCGAAGTCCGCGAGGCGCAGGTTGGAGCTGAACCCGTACTCGGCCCAGACCATCACATGGGTGACGGCCGGCGAGGGCGGTGCTGTCTCCAGGATCGCCCGGGCGGGCACGCCACCCCATTCGGCCCCGAGCATGCTGAACTTCGTGACGCAGTGCAGATCGGCCACGACGGAGGCGTACGGGAGGGCGGTGAACTCCTCGTGGGTCCAGCACTGCTTCCCGCCGTCCGCCGTGGCGCCGAAGACCCGGAACTCCCAGCGTTCGGGGCGGAACTTGGGGACGGGCCCGTAGTGCGTGACCGGCCAGCCGCGCTGGAGCCGCTGTCCCGGCGGAAGCTCCGACTGTGCCGTTCCTCCTGATTCGCGCTCCACCGGCTGACCCATGACTCCATCCTGACAGACCCGGAACAGTGCCCGTGACCAGCACAGGTCGGATCGGTGCAACTCGTAGTAAGCATGCACTTACTGGACGCTCCAGGACACCGGTGCAAAGATGCGGCGCAATCGGCCCAGTACCCCACTTGGAAGGAGCCTCTGCGATGCAGGGCGACCCCGAGGTCATCGAATTCCTCAACGAGCAGCTGACCGGTGAGCTGACCGCGATCAACCAGTACTTCCTGCACGCGAAGATGCAGGAGAACTTCGGCTGGACGAAGCTCGCGAAGTACACCCGGCACGAGTCGTTCGACGAGATGAAGCACGCGGAGGTGCTCACCGACCGCATCCTCTTCCTGGACGGGCTGCCGAACTACCAGCGGCTCTTCCACGTCCGGGTCGGCCAGACCGTCACCGAGATGTTCCAGGCCGACCGTCAGGTGGAGGTCGAGGCGATCGACCGCCTCAAGCGCGGGATCGAGGTGATGCGCGCGAAGGGCGACATCACGTCGGCCAACATCTTCGAGTCGATCCTCGAGGACGAGGAACACCACATCGACTATCTGGACACCCAGCTGGAACTGGTCGAGAAGCTCGGCGAGGCGCTCTACATCGCGCAGCTCGTCGAGCAGCCGGAGAGCTAGGCGGCCTCGCGGCGGTCCGCCTCGGGCTGCCCGAGGACCTGGGAGAGCACCGGCATGCCCTGGTCGGCCAGATCGCGGCGCGGGCACGAGCCCCTGCCCAGCAGTGCCTGGATCCGGCGCACGCACGAACCGCAGTCCGTGCCCGCCTTGGAGGCCGAGGCTATCTGCCGAGGAGTACAGGCGCCGTCGGCCGCGTGCTTCTTCACCTGCTGTTCGGTGATCCCGAAGCAGCTGCATACGTACACGCGGTTCACCTCCCGCCGGAATCGCTGGGTCGTGCCGTCCCGATGATCGGTGAGGCTAACCTAACCTTACCCGTCGCACAGGAACCGCAAAAGTGGCGTGGGGCGCAGATCGTATGTGATCCGCGCCCCACTTCAGGTGCCGGTAACAGGCCGGACGCCTGTTGATCTGCTACTGGTCGCGGTACATCTCGGCGACGAGGAAGGCCAGGTCAAGGGACTGGCTGCGGTTCAGACGCGGGTCGCAGGCCGTCTCGTAGCGCTGGTGCAGATCGTCGACGAAGATCTCGTCGCCGCCGCCCACGCACTCGGTGACGTCGTCACCGGTGAGCTCGACGTGGATGCCGCCCGGGTGCGTGCCCAGACCCTTGTGGACCTCGAAGAAGCCCTTGACCTCGTCGAGCACGTCGTCGAAGCGGCGGGTCTTGTGACCCGAGGCGGCCTCGAAGGTGTTGCCGTGCATCGGGTCGGTCACCCAGGCCACGGTCGCGCCGGAGGCGGTGACCTTCTCGACCAGCTCGGGCAGCTTGTCGCGGACCTTGTCCGCGCCCATGCGCACGATGAAGGTGAGGCGGCCCGGCTCGCGGTCCGGGTCGAGGCGCTCGATGTACTGGAGCGCCTCCTCGGCCGTCGTCGTCGGGCCGAGCTTGATCCCGACGGGGTTGCGGATCTTCGACGCGAACTCGATGTGCGCCCCGTCCAGCTGGCGGGTGCGCTCACCGATCCACACCATGTGGCCCGAGACGTCGTACAGGTCGCCGGTGCGCGAGTCGACGCGGGTCAGCGCCGACTCGTAGTCGAGGAGCAGCGCCTCGTGCGAGGCGTAGAACTCGACGGTCTTGAACTCCTCCGGGTCGGTGCCGCAGGCCCGCATGAAGTTCATCGCGTTGTCGATCTCACGCGCGAGCTGCTCGTAGCGCTGGCCGGACGGGGACGACTTCACGAAGTCCTGGTTCCAGGCGTGCACCTGGCGCAGGTCGGCGTAACCGCCGGTGGTGAAGGCGCGCACCAGGTTGAGCGTGGAGGCGGACGCGTTGTACATCCGCTTCAGGCGCTCGGGGTCCGGGATGCGGGACTTCTCGTCGAAGTCGAAGCCGTTGACCGAGTCACCCCGGTAGGTCGGCAGGGTCACGCCGTCGCGGGTCTCGGTGCCCTTGGAGCGGGGCTTGGAGTACTGGCCGGCGATACGGCCGACCTTCACCACCGGTACCGAGGCGGCGTACGTGAGGACGGCGCCCATCTGGAGCAGCGTCTTGAGCTTGTTGCGGATGTGGTCCGCCGACACGGCGTCGAAGGCCTCGGCGCAGTCGCCGCCCTGGAGAAGGAACGCCTCTCCCTTGGCGACGGACGCCATCCGGGCGCGCAGCTGGTCGCACTCGCCCGCGAAGACGAGCGGCGGATACGACTCGAGGTCCGCGATCACATCGCGCAGAGCCTCGGCATCGGGGTACTCGGGCTGCTGCGCCGCGGGCAGGTTTCGCCAGGTGTTGCCAGCGCTCGCGCTGGACTTAGCGTTCACGGTCACCCGGACAACACTACGGGGTCGTGTCGGGCGTCTTGTCCACATGCTCATCAAGTGAGACGAACCGCGCTCGATCGGTGACTCCCCGGGCGGCCGCGCGAACGGCCGCGGCGCCCGCCCGGGGAGGTGAGCCGCCGGGGTCTAGTTCACGTCGAGGCGGTCGCGGTCGATGGAGATGCGCACGCCGCCGTGGGTCTCGGTCGTGTCGCCCACGTACTGGTGGACGCGCTGGTGCTTGGACCACAGGGCCGAGGGGATCGAGGAGTCGGACGTGCTCGACACCCCGTTCCAGCGGGCGAAGTGGATCACGTCGGGCAGGGTGACGGAGCTCTTGTTGGCGATCAGGTCGGACACCAGGGACGAGGTGTTGCCGTAGGCGCCCGAGCGGTAGCCGAGCGCGTGCAGGCGCACGGTGTAGGCCTGGAGGTAGGAGAGCACCTGGTCGGTGACCTTGCCGCCGGGCTCGTAGTGCTCCAGGTCGAGGTAGAGCACCGAGCTCTTGCCGAAGCCCAGCGCCGCCGCCTGCTTGACGGCGTCGTCCGCGGCCGCGGTGCCCTGCGACACCGGGCTGGTGATCGCCGCGCAGCCGCCGCCGCAGCTGCCGCCGTCCGACGAGGGCTGCCGGCCGACGTACAGCGGGAAGAACCGCCAGCCGCGCGTGTACTGCGCGCGCACCCAGCCGGCGGTCAGGTGCTGCTGGGCACAGGCCCGGTTGAGACCGCCGATGTAGACACCGAGGGCGCCGTACGGGGAGTTGTCGCGCCAGGCGTCCATCGCCGACTGGCTCGGGGCGGTGCAGGCGTCGAAGCCCTCGCCGCGGAAGGAGGTCGCGTCGGTGGGCAGCGGGTCCACCGCGGCCTGGTCACCGGCGCCCTCGCGCCGCGCGGAGGCGACGGGCAGTCCGGCGCTGCGCAGGACGTCCTGCATACGGGTGCGGTCGTAGCCGTAGGCGGCGGTGACGGCGATGCGGTCGGCGGTGGCCCGGTAGGTGCGGGCCACCGGGTTCTCGGTGACGGCCCTGGCGGCCACCGGGGCGGGCTGGACGAGGAGCGCCTCGGTGCGTCCCGTGGCCCTGGCGGGGCAGTTCTGGTCGCCGCCCGGGGTGCCGAGGTAGACGGCGTGCCGGTCGAAGCGGACACAGGTGTCCGGATGTTTCTTCAGGTCCACGATCCGCCAGGAGTCGGGGACGGTGAAGATGTAGCCGCGGTAGGCGATCTGGGTGAGGTCCTCGGAGTCGCCCGGGCGCGGGGCTGAGCTCGCGGGGACGAGCGGTCCTGCGGCGAGGGCGGCCGCCGCGAGGAGCACGGTCAGGGCTCGGGCTCCGGTCCGGCGGGGCTGGGACGAACGGGCTGCGCGCATGGTTCTCGTTTCTCTGTGCGATCGGGCTGTCTGGCCATCCATGGCCGGTGACCGGACGGTAGGAACGCCCCGCGGGACCGTTTCACGCTGTTGCCCGCCCCTCACCGTCGGGTAAGGTGCGGCGCATGTTCGCGCATTCGAACCAGAACTGGTGGTGGACCGCTCATCCGGCGGCCCACTGACTGCGCGTACACGAAACGTCGCGAAGGCCGCCCGAGGGCGGCCTTCGGTGTTTGCGGACCCGGGCCGTTCCTCTCCGAGATGCACGATCCGAGAGAAGGACCGCACCGATGACCCTGCTCGACCTGCTGGACGATCCCCGTCCGTTCGCCCTGCTGCGCCGCCGCACCCCGGGCCGTGACCACGACGTCGTCGAACTGCTCCGGGGGCCGGTGCGCGATGTGGAGCGCCTCGCCGACATCCCCGACGAGGCCCTGGCGCTGATCCCGTTCCGGCAGATCAGCGAGCGCGGCTTCGACGTCCGCGACGACGGCACCCCGCTCACGGTGCTCGTCCCCGAGGAACGCCGTGAACTGCCGCTCGCGCAGGTGCTGGCGGAGCTCCCGGACCACGACGTACGGGTCGAGGGCGGCGGCTTCGACGTGGACGACGAGGAGTACTCCGGGATCGTCGAGCGGGTGCTGCGCGAGGAGATCGGGCGCGGCGAGGGCGCCAACTTCGTGATCCGGCGGACGTACGAGGGCCGGATCCCCGGGTTCGGACGGGCCGACGCGCTGGCGCTGTTCCGCCGGCTGCTGGTCGGCGAGCGGGGCGCGTACTGGACGTTCGTCGTGCACACCGGAAAGGAGCGAGGGCCCGAAGGGCCTTCCTCGGAAGGGCGGGGGCGGGAGACGGGTGGGCGGACGCTGGTCGGGGCGAGCCCCGAGGTGCATGTGCGGATGTCCGCCGGGACGGTCGTGATGAACCCGATCAGCGGGACCTACCGCTATCCGGCCGGCGGACCGACGCCGGAGGACCTGCTCGCGTTCCTCGCGGACGGCAAGGAGATCGAGGAGCTCTCGATGGTCGTCGACGAGGAGCTCAAGATGATGTGCACGGTCGGGGACATGGGCGGGGTGGTCGTCGGGCCCCGGCTCAAGGAGATGGCGCATCTCGCGCACACCGAGTACGAGTTGCGGGGCCGTTCCTCGCTCGACGTGCGCGACGTACTGCGCGAGACCATGTTCGCGGCGACCGTCACCGGTTCGCCGGTGCAGAACGCCTGCCGGGTCATCGAGCGGCACGAGGTGGGCGGGCGCGGCTACTACGCGGGCGCGCTGGCGCTGGTCGGGCGTCAGGAGGACGGCCCGGACGGCGCGCCCGGGGCGCAGACGCTCGACTCCCCCATCCTCATCCGGACCGCCGACATCGACGCGGACGGCGGGCTGCGGGTGCCCGTCGGCGCCACCCTCGTCCGGGGCTCGGACCCGGCGGGCGAGGTCGCCGAGACGCACGCCAAGGCGGCCGGGGTGCTGGCGGCGCTCGGGGTGCGGCCCGGCCGTCCGGCCCCGGACGGCGCCCGCCCCGGGCTGGGCGACGATCCGCGCGTGCGGGCCTCGCTGGACGGGCGGCGGGCCTCGCTCGCGCCGTTCTGGCTGCGGATGCAGGAGCGGTCCCGTGACCTGAGCGGGCACGCGCTGGTCGTGGACGCCGAGGACACCTTCACCGCGATGCTCGCGCATGTGCTGCGTTCGTCCGGCCTTGAGGTGACGGTGCGTCGCTACGACGAGCCGGGGCTGCGCGAGACGGTCCTCGCCCACGAGGGTCCGGTCGTCCTCGGCCCGGGTCCCGGCGATCCCTCCGACGCGGCGGACCCCAAGATGCGTTTCCTGCGCGGGCTGACGGCCCAGGTGCTCAGGGAACACCGGCACGGCGTCCTCGGCGTGTGCCTCGGGCACGAGCTGATCGCGGCCGAGCTGGGTCTTGAGATCGTCCGCAAGGACGTGCCGTACCAGGGCGCGCAGACCCGGATCGACCTGTTCGGGCGGCCCGAGACCGTCGGGTTCTACAACAGCTTCGTGGCGCGCTGCGACGACGAGGCGCTGGCGGAGCTGGCCGCGCACGGAGTCGAGGTCAGCCGGGCCGCGAACGGGGAGGTGCACGCGCTGCGCGGGCCGGGGTTCGCGGGGGTGCAGTTCCACCCGGAGTCGGTGCTGACGCTGAACGGCGCGGCCGTGGTGCGGGAGCTGACGGGTCAGCTGCGGGGCACGAGCACGTTCTGCGAGCGGCGGCCCTCGGCGTAGTCGAACACGTTCGCGGCGGTGGCGTCGACGATCTGGCCGACGGCGTCACGGGTGTAGTACGCCTGGTGCGAGGTGACCAGGACGTTCGGGAAGGTGACGAGGCGGGCCAGGGTGTCGTCCTCGACGGTCTCCAGGGACTTGTCGAGGAAGAACAGCCCGGCCTCCGCCTCGTACACGTCGAGGCCGACGCCGGTGAAGCGGCCCTCGCGCAACTCGGCGACGAGGGCCCGGCTGTCGATGAGGCCGCCGCGGCTGGAGTTCACCAGGATCGCGTCGTCCTTCATCAGACGCAGGGCCTCGGCGTCGATGAGGTGCTTGGTCTCCGGCATCAGCGGGACGTGCAGGGTGATGAGGTCGGACTCGGCGAGCAGCCGCTCCTTGGAGACGTACTCCATGCCGAGGGCGGCGCACGCCGGGTTCTCGGCGACGTCCCAGCCGAGCAGACGCATGCCGAAGCCGTGGGCGATCCGGGTGAAGGCCTCGCCGATCTTGCCGGTGCCGACGACTCCCGCGGTGCGGCCGTGCAGGTCACGGCCCATCAGTCCTTCGAGGCGGAAGTCGAAGTCGCGGGTGCGGTTGGCGGCGCGCACGATACGGCGGTTGACGGCCATGCCGAGGGTCCAGGCGAACTCGGCGACCGAGTAGGGCGAGTAGGAGGAGACCCGGGCGACCGTCATGCCGAGGCGCTCGGCGACGTCGAGGTCGATGTTGTTGAACCCGGTGGAGCGCTGGGCGACCAGCTGGGTGCCGCCTGCCGCGAGCGTCTGGAGGACGCGGTTGCCCAGGGCGCAGTTGACGCTGGTGGACACGATCTCGTGGCCGGTGGCGATGGGCGCGGTGTCCTCGGTCAGGAAGACGTCGAGGCAGCGGACCTCGTGGTGTCCCGCGAAGGCCTTCTCGATCAGGGGCTTCTCGTCGGCCTGGACGCCGAACGCCAGAATCTCCACCGGTCTCTCCCGTGCTGGGGTACGGGCCGAATATACGGTCCGTACCCCAGGGGCCGCTCGGGCAGCGCCGGGAGGCGGCCGTCGGACGGTCAGCCGAAGAACACCCCGACCTCCTGGTACAGGGCGGGGTCGACCGTCTTCAGCTTGGCGGTCGCCTCCGCGATCGGAACACGGACGATGTCGGTGCCGCGCAGGGCGACCATCTTGCCGAAGTCGCCGTCGCGGACGGCCTCGATGGCGTGCAGCCCGAAGCGGGTGGCGAGCCAGCGGTCGAAGGCGCTGGGCGTCCCGCCGCGCTGGACGTGCCCGAGGACCGTGGTGCGGGCCTCCTTGCCGGTGCGCCGCTCGACCTCCTTGGCCAGCCACTCGCCGACGCCGGAGAGCCGGACGTGTCCGAAGGAGTCCAGGGTGCCGTCCTTGAGGACCATGTCGCCGTCCTTGGGCATGGCGCCCTCGGCGACGACGACGATCGGCGCGTACGAGGCCTTGAAGCGGGAGGTCACCCAGGCGCAGACCTGATCCACGTCGAAGCGCTGCTCGGGGATGAGGATGACGTTGGCGCCGCCGGCCAGGCCCGAGTGAAGGGCGATCCAGCCCGCGTGGCGGCCCATCACCTCGCAGACGAGGACCCGCATGTGCGATTCGGCGGTCGTGTGGAGGCGGTCGATGGCCTCGGTCGCGATGTTGACCGCCGTGTCGAAGCCGAAGGTGTAGTCGGTGGCGGAGAGGTCGTTGTCGATGGTCTTCGGTACGCCGACGACGTTGATGCCGTACTCGTCGCCGAGCCGCGCGGCGACGCCGAGGGTGTCCTCGCCGCCGATCGCGACGAGCGCCTCGACCTCCTGCTTGGCGAGGTTCTCCTTGATGCGGCGGATGCCGTTCTCGTGCTTGAGGGGGTTGGTGCGCGAGGATCCGAGGATGGTGCCGCCGCGCGGCAGGATCCCGCGCACGGCGGGGATGTCGAGCCGCACGGTGTCGCCTTCGAGCGGCCCACGCCAGCCGTCCCGGTAGCCGACGAAGTCATAGCCGTACTCCTGCACGCCCTTGCGGACGATGCCCCGGATGACGGCGTTGAGCCCGGGGCAGTCGCCGCCTCCGGTCAGTACTCCGACCCGCATGGAAAGTCCCTTCGCCACGGTTGGCTGTCGGACTCACGCTAATAGTGATCCAGGTCACTTCGACATGACGCGGAAGGCCTGTTCGGTGAATTGCGGGCAGTTGATACGTACATACCACCCAAAAGGTCGCATCGGCCGGGGCCGGGTCACGCCTCGTCGAGTCCCCGCTCTATGGCGTAGCGGACCAGCTCGACCCGGTTGTGCAGCTGGAGCTTGCCCAGGGTGTTCTGCACGTGGTTCTGGACCGTGCGGTGGGAGATGACCAGGCGCTCGGCGATCTGCTTGTAGCTCAGGCCCTTGGCGACCAGGCGCAGGACCTCGGTCTCACGGTCGGTCAGCTGCGGGGCCCTCGGCTGGTCGGCGCCGGTGGCGGGGACGGGTTCCGAGGCCAGCCGGCGGTACTCGCCGAGGACCAGTCCCGCGAGGCCCGGGGTGAACACCGGGTCGCCCGCGGCCGTCCGGCGCACCGCGTCGGTCAGCTCGTCGGCCGACGCCGACTTCAGGAGGTAGCCGGTCGCGCCGGACTTCACCGCCTCCAGGACGTCGGCGTGCTCGCCGCTGGCCGACAGGACCAGGACACGCAGCGACGGGTCGGCGCCGACCAGTTCCTTGCAGACCTGGACCCCGGGCTTGGCGGGCAGGTTCAGATCGAGGACCAGGACGTCGGGGGCCACGGCCAGCGCGCGGCGCACGGCCTGTTCGCCGTCACCGGCGGTCGCGACCACGTCGAACCCGGCGGCCGCCAGGTCACGGGCCACGGCGTCACGCCACATGGGGTGGTCGTCCACCACCATGACCTTGACGGGGTCCTCCCCCGCTCGCGGCTCCGCCGCCCCGACCGTCATCGCCCTGCCGCCGCCTTCGTCATCGCGTCCTCGACTTCGTGTCCTTCGGTACCTTCAGCTCGACCTCGGTGCCCTGTCCCGGGACGGAGACCAGCTCCGCCGTGCCGCCCAGGTCGCGCAGCCTGCCGCGGATCGAGAGCGCCACGCCGAGCCGCCCCTCGCCCTCGGCCTGGGCGAGCCGCCCCTCCGGGATGCCCGGGCCGTCGTCGCGCACCGTCACGATCACGGCGTCCGGTTCGTCCTCGACCAGGATCCAGGCCCGGGCGTCCGCGCCCACGTGCCTGCGGACATTGTCCAGGGCGGCGCCGACGGCGGCGGCCACTTCCCGTGCGGCGGGCGGGTCGAGCGGCACCGGCGCGCCGGGCTCGGAGAGGGTCACGCGCGCGGTGGCGTACGGGACGAGCAGTCCGCGCAGGTCGAGGGGGCCCGCGGTGTCCTCGTCGTCGGGTTCGTCCACG
Proteins encoded:
- the pknB gene encoding Stk1 family PASTA domain-containing Ser/Thr kinase yields the protein MDTTLQDPLVGHVLDGRYRVEARIAVGGMATVYRALDTRLDRVLALKVMHPTLAADATFVERFIREAKSVARLAHPNVVQVFDQGADGSYVYLAMEYIAGCTLRDVLRERGALQPRAALDILEPVLAALGAAHRAGFVHRDMKPENVLIGDDGRVKVADFGLVRAVDTVTSTTGTVLGTVSYLAPEQIEHGTADTRVDVYACGVVLYEMLTGAKPHTADSAAQVLYQHLHEDVPPPSAIVPGLAYALDELVTAATARNPELRPTDAVALLGQVLEARAGLTAEQLDAVPPGALSVGHDNADDRTSVIPRSLSVPRLLPVNEDDGSVDRTSRFEQSSPFTTAPVMPTRPPGARPRRGMLLVVAAIVLVLGLGAGVWYINSGQFTKVPPVLAKTEQQARKQLQGAGLDVKRVKHAYSDTVKRGTVISTDPGVGQRIRDNDSVTLTVSDGPRTVKVPDLKGFALFKAKDVLKGDGLAPGMVTRDFSQDVPRGFVIGTDPAAGTERHSGSAIAIVVSKGAPVELPDVTGTSVEDATTQLESAGLKVKIATERVNSEFDKGQVARQTPDAGARAATGDTVTLTLSKGPEMVEVPDVVGDSVDDAKKALTDAGFQVEEDRGLLGLFGDTVKKQSVHAGDTAPKGSTITIQIR
- a CDS encoding deoxyribonuclease IV → MTSKQLRNPVGGHVPVAGGLSSVGLAYARDLAAETVQVFVANPRGWATPAGNPEQDEDFRTACAAGSIPAYVHAPYLINFGSHTEATAEKSVESLRHSLRRGREIGALGVVVHTGSATGGRERSVALKQVRDRLLPLLEELTHDDDPFLLLESTAGQGASLCSRTWDFGPYFEALDSHPKLGVCLDTCHIFAAGHDLTGPSGMHQTLDLLVDTVGEGRLKLIHANDSKDVVGAHKDRHENIGSGHIGEDPFRALMTHPATAGVPLIIETPGGKEGHAADVERLKKLRDG
- a CDS encoding sulfite oxidase-like oxidoreductase, with translation MGQPVERESGGTAQSELPPGQRLQRGWPVTHYGPVPKFRPERWEFRVFGATADGGKQCWTHEEFTALPYASVVADLHCVTKFSMLGAEWGGVPARAILETAPPSPAVTHVMVWAEYGFSSNLRLADFASERTIFATHKDGELLTAEHGFPLRLVVPHLYAWKGPKWVRGVEYMTADRRGFWEERGYHNVGDPWREQRYSYQEEPGDGPEL
- the bfr gene encoding bacterioferritin, whose amino-acid sequence is MQGDPEVIEFLNEQLTGELTAINQYFLHAKMQENFGWTKLAKYTRHESFDEMKHAEVLTDRILFLDGLPNYQRLFHVRVGQTVTEMFQADRQVEVEAIDRLKRGIEVMRAKGDITSANIFESILEDEEHHIDYLDTQLELVEKLGEALYIAQLVEQPES
- a CDS encoding (2Fe-2S)-binding protein encodes the protein MNRVYVCSCFGITEQQVKKHAADGACTPRQIASASKAGTDCGSCVRRIQALLGRGSCPRRDLADQGMPVLSQVLGQPEADRREAA
- a CDS encoding 3-deoxy-7-phosphoheptulonate synthase class II, which produces MTVNAKSSASAGNTWRNLPAAQQPEYPDAEALRDVIADLESYPPLVFAGECDQLRARMASVAKGEAFLLQGGDCAEAFDAVSADHIRNKLKTLLQMGAVLTYAASVPVVKVGRIAGQYSKPRSKGTETRDGVTLPTYRGDSVNGFDFDEKSRIPDPERLKRMYNASASTLNLVRAFTTGGYADLRQVHAWNQDFVKSSPSGQRYEQLAREIDNAMNFMRACGTDPEEFKTVEFYASHEALLLDYESALTRVDSRTGDLYDVSGHMVWIGERTRQLDGAHIEFASKIRNPVGIKLGPTTTAEEALQYIERLDPDREPGRLTFIVRMGADKVRDKLPELVEKVTASGATVAWVTDPMHGNTFEAASGHKTRRFDDVLDEVKGFFEVHKGLGTHPGGIHVELTGDDVTECVGGGDEIFVDDLHQRYETACDPRLNRSQSLDLAFLVAEMYRDQ
- a CDS encoding glycoside hydrolase domain-containing protein is translated as MRAARSSQPRRTGARALTVLLAAAALAAGPLVPASSAPRPGDSEDLTQIAYRGYIFTVPDSWRIVDLKKHPDTCVRFDRHAVYLGTPGGDQNCPARATGRTEALLVQPAPVAARAVTENPVARTYRATADRIAVTAAYGYDRTRMQDVLRSAGLPVASARREGAGDQAAVDPLPTDATSFRGEGFDACTAPSQSAMDAWRDNSPYGALGVYIGGLNRACAQQHLTAGWVRAQYTRGWRFFPLYVGRQPSSDGGSCGGGCAAITSPVSQGTAAADDAVKQAAALGFGKSSVLYLDLEHYEPGGKVTDQVLSYLQAYTVRLHALGYRSGAYGNTSSLVSDLIANKSSVTLPDVIHFARWNGVSSTSDSSIPSALWSKHQRVHQYVGDTTETHGGVRISIDRDRLDVN